From Seriola aureovittata isolate HTS-2021-v1 ecotype China chromosome 16, ASM2101889v1, whole genome shotgun sequence, one genomic window encodes:
- the LOC130183241 gene encoding homeobox protein Hox-A4, with protein MTMSSYLINSNYIEPSFPPCDEYQQSGYIPNPGDYYERPKDTGFPHHDEPSYPRSNYTESGYDYGNVPATGLDDFGDGHHAQPQPVPQSHGPRLTAAPDGGAGANASKDCSLASEVYPGVAKGKEPVVYPWMKKVHVSTVSASYNGGVPKRSRTAYTRQQALELEKEFHFNRYLTRRRRVEIAHTMCLSERQVKIWFQNRRMKWKKEHKLPNTKIRSSSSASSSASGAQQQQQQQQIKTGQQLVPTPCTAGL; from the exons ATGACCATGAGTTCCTACTTGATAAACTCCAACTATATCGAGCCTTCCTTTCCTCCATGCGACGAATATCAGCAGAGCGGATACATCCCCAACCCTGGTGATTACTACGAGCGGCCAAAAGATACGGGCTTCCCCCATCACGACGAACCATCCTATCCGAGGTCAAACTACACGGAATCGGGCTACGATTACGGTAACGTCCCCGCCACCGGACTCGATGATTTCGGCGATGGGCATCACGCACAGCCGCAGCCGGTTCCACAGAGCCACGGTCCTCGCCTCACCGCGGCCCCAGACGGTGGCGCAGGGGCAAATGCCAGTAAAGACTGCAGCCTTGCCAGTGAGGTATATCCCGGCGTAGCGAAGGGCAAGGAGCCGGTGGTCTATCCTTGGATGAAAAAGGTCCACGTTAGCACCG TCAGTGCCAGTTACAATGGAGGAGTGCCCAAGAGGTCCCGCACTGCCTACACCCGCCAGCAGgctctggagctggagaaggagttCCACTTCAACCGGTACCTGACCCGGCGCAGGCGGGTGGAGATTGCACATACCATGTGTCTGTCCGAGCGCCAGGTCAAGATCTGGTTTCAGAACCGGAGGATGAAGTGGAAGAAGGAGCACAAGCTTCCCAACACCAAGATCCGCTCCTCCAGCTCGGCCTCGTCCTCAGCCTCGGgggcccagcagcagc
- the hoxa5a gene encoding homeobox protein Hox-A5a: protein MLFYLQNNKTTTTTPTTGKRWNCQQMSSYFVNSFCGRYPNGADFQLHNYGDHSTANEQYRDSTAMHSSRYGYGYNGMDLTVGRAGTGHFVGSERTPGYSPSHSAATTPSVEPVRYTQSASSTGTSSLSPPPDPLPCSSVASSSPVTENHSQQRAVKNSITTPCSTPCSSSNGGTLLLGRDCVSKASPLEDEKPAGSAPTTPQNVTDSAQPQIYPWMRKLHISHDLSGPEGKRARTAYTRYQTLELEKEFHFNRYLTRRRRIEIAHALCLSERQIKIWFQNRRMKWKKDNKLKSMSMAAAGGGGYRP from the exons ATGCTATTTTACctccaaaataataaaacaacaacaacaacacctacaacgGGCAAACGGTGGAATTGTCAACAAATGAGCTCCTATTTTGTGAACTCATTCTGCGGTCGCTATCCCAATGGCGCGGACTTCCAGTTACATAATTATGGAGACCATAGTACGGCAAACGAGCAATACAGAGACTCAACAGCCATGCATTCCAGCAGGTACGGCTATGGCTACAACGGGATGGACTTAACAGTCGGGCGGGCTGGTACCGGACACTTTGTGGGCAGCGAGCGGACACCGGGCTACTCCCCGAGTCACTCAGCGGCGACGACACCCTCGGTGGAGCCGGTCAGGTACACTCAGTCCGCCAGCAGCACCGGGACCTCGTCTCTATCGCCACCACCTGACCCTCTACCGTGCTCCTCGGTCGCCAGCTCGTCCCCGGTCACCGAGAATCATTCTCAACAAAGAGCCGTGAAAAACTCCATAACGACCCCGTGCTCAACCCCGTGCTCGAGCTCGAACGGAGGCACGCTGCTGCTCGGCCGGGACTGTGTGTCCAAAGCTTCCCCCCTGGAGGACGAGAAGCCTGCGGGAAGTGCACCGACAACTCCTCAAAATGTCACCGACTCAGCACAGCCTCAGATATACCCGTGGATGAGAAAACTTCACATAAGTCATG ATTTGTCAGGACCAGAGGGGAAGAGAGCCAGGACTGCTTACACTCGGTACCAGACCttggagctggagaaggagttCCACTTCAACCGCTACCTGACCCGCAGGCGGAGGATCGAGATAGCCCATGCCCTCTGCCTCTCAGAGAGACAGATCAAAATCTGGTTTCAGAACCGCAGGATGAAGTGGAAGAAGGACAACAAGCTGAAGAGCATGAGCATGGCGGCTGCAGGCGGGGGAGGCTACAGGCCTTGA